In Equus caballus isolate H_3958 breed thoroughbred chromosome 7, TB-T2T, whole genome shotgun sequence, one DNA window encodes the following:
- the LOC100147475 gene encoding zinc finger protein 709-like isoform X1, translating into MDSVTFEDVSVKFTMEEWALLGPSQKKLYRDVMKETFRNLASIGGKWEDHNVEDHYENHRTDLSSHMLERLVKSKERSQYGETFSQIPIHNQTKKTPVGIKLCKCSFCGEVFMDHSSFSRHLRSHATSKSCVYQECEEKPYKCRECGKAFKYRQSIRKHERIHTGEKPYRCKHCGKALSCFSYCRLHEKSHTGEKPYECKQCGKAFSCPTYFRKHERIHTGEKPYKCKQCGKAFSCHRSFRSHERGHSGEKPYECMKCGKAFSCPNYFQKHKRIHTGEKPYKCKQCGKAFLWPSYVRKHERIHSGEKPYECRPCGKAFSCRKSVQIHERRHSGEKPYECKKCGKALSSLTNLERHVMKHTGDGPYKCKDCGKVFNCPNYLQCHESTHSGEKPYECKGCGKAFSTPRSLENHERIHTRKKPHKCKECGKAFSFPCSLQKHERSHTGEKPYECKQCGKTFAYLSSIQKHERTHSGEKPYECKECGKAFIYLSNVQRHMIKHTGDGPYKCKECGKAFDCPSSLRTHERTHTGEKPYQCKSCSKAFTRPNSLRNHERTHT; encoded by the exons GATTCAGTGACCTTTGAGGATGTGAGTGTAAAGTTCACCATGGAAGAGTGGGCTCTGCTGGGTCCATCCCAGAAGAAACTCTACAGAGATGTGATGAAGGAAACCTTCAGGAATCTGGCCTCAATAG GAGGAAAATGGGAAGACCATAACGTTGAAGATCACTATGAAAATCACAGGACAGATCTAAG CAGTCATATGCTTGAGAGACTTGTGAAGAGTAAAGAACGTAGTCAGTATGGGGAAACCTTCAGCCAGATTCCAATTCATAATCAGACAAAGAAGACTCCTGTTGGAATAAAGCTTTGTAAATGCAGTTTTTGTGGAGAAGTCTTCATGGATCATTCATCCTTTAGTAGGCACCTGAGATCTCACGCTACATCCAAATCATGCGTGTATCAGGAATGCGAAGAGAAGCCATATAAATGTcgggaatgtgggaaggccttcaagTATCGCCAATCCATTCGAAAGCATGAAAggattcacactggagagaaaccctatagaTGTAAGCACTGTGGTAAAGCCCTGAGTTGTTTCAGTTACTGTCGACTTCATGAAAAatctcacacaggagagaaaccgtATGAATGTAAGCAATGTGGTAAAGCTTTCAGTTGCCCCACTTACtttagaaaacatgaaagaattcatactggagagaaaccatataaATGTAAGCAATGTGGTAAAGCCTTCAGTTGTCACAGATCCTTTCGAAGTCATGAAAGGGGACACAGTGGAGAAAAGCCTTATGAATGTATGAAATGTGGTAAAGCCTTCAGTTGTCCAAATtactttcaaaaacataaaagaattcatactggagaaaaaccgTATAAATGTAAGCAATGTGGTAAAGCCTTCCTTTGGCCAAGTTATGTccgaaaacatgaaagaattcatagtggagagaaaccctatgaatgtaggCCATGTGGTAAAGCATTTAGTTGTCGCAAATCCGTTCAAATTCATGAAAGGAGACACAGTGGAGAAAAGCCCTACGAATGTAAAAAATGTGGAAAAGCCCTCAGTTCTCTCACTAACCTTGAAAGACATGTGATGAAGCACACTGGAGATGGGCCTTATAAATGTAAGGACTGTGGGAAAGTCTTTAATTGTCCCAATTACTTACAATGTCATGAAAGCACACACAGTGGAGAaaagccctatgaatgtaagggATGTGGTAAAGCCTTCAGTACTCCCAGGTCCCTTGAAaatcatgaaagaattcatactagGAAAAAACCtcataaatgtaaggaatgtggcaAAGCCTTCAGTTTTCCCTGTTCccttcaaaaacatgaaagaagtCATACTGGGGAAAAGCCGTATGAATGTAAGCAATGTGGTAAAACCTTTGCCTATCTCAGTTCCATTCAgaaacatgaaagaactcatagtggagagaaaccctatgaatgtaaggaatgtgggaaagccttcatttATCTCTCAAATGTTCAAAGACACATGATAAAGCACACTGGAGATGgaccttataaatgtaaggaatgtgggaaagcctttgaTTGTCCCAGTTCATTACGAACACATGAAAGAAcacatactggagagaaaccctatcaGTGTAAAAGCTGTAGTAAAGCTTTCACTCGTCCCAATTCTTTACGAAATCACGAAAGAACTCATACCTGA
- the LOC100147475 gene encoding zinc finger protein 709-like isoform X2, producing the protein MLERLVKSKERSQYGETFSQIPIHNQTKKTPVGIKLCKCSFCGEVFMDHSSFSRHLRSHATSKSCVYQECEEKPYKCRECGKAFKYRQSIRKHERIHTGEKPYRCKHCGKALSCFSYCRLHEKSHTGEKPYECKQCGKAFSCPTYFRKHERIHTGEKPYKCKQCGKAFSCHRSFRSHERGHSGEKPYECMKCGKAFSCPNYFQKHKRIHTGEKPYKCKQCGKAFLWPSYVRKHERIHSGEKPYECRPCGKAFSCRKSVQIHERRHSGEKPYECKKCGKALSSLTNLERHVMKHTGDGPYKCKDCGKVFNCPNYLQCHESTHSGEKPYECKGCGKAFSTPRSLENHERIHTRKKPHKCKECGKAFSFPCSLQKHERSHTGEKPYECKQCGKTFAYLSSIQKHERTHSGEKPYECKECGKAFIYLSNVQRHMIKHTGDGPYKCKECGKAFDCPSSLRTHERTHTGEKPYQCKSCSKAFTRPNSLRNHERTHT; encoded by the coding sequence ATGCTTGAGAGACTTGTGAAGAGTAAAGAACGTAGTCAGTATGGGGAAACCTTCAGCCAGATTCCAATTCATAATCAGACAAAGAAGACTCCTGTTGGAATAAAGCTTTGTAAATGCAGTTTTTGTGGAGAAGTCTTCATGGATCATTCATCCTTTAGTAGGCACCTGAGATCTCACGCTACATCCAAATCATGCGTGTATCAGGAATGCGAAGAGAAGCCATATAAATGTcgggaatgtgggaaggccttcaagTATCGCCAATCCATTCGAAAGCATGAAAggattcacactggagagaaaccctatagaTGTAAGCACTGTGGTAAAGCCCTGAGTTGTTTCAGTTACTGTCGACTTCATGAAAAatctcacacaggagagaaaccgtATGAATGTAAGCAATGTGGTAAAGCTTTCAGTTGCCCCACTTACtttagaaaacatgaaagaattcatactggagagaaaccatataaATGTAAGCAATGTGGTAAAGCCTTCAGTTGTCACAGATCCTTTCGAAGTCATGAAAGGGGACACAGTGGAGAAAAGCCTTATGAATGTATGAAATGTGGTAAAGCCTTCAGTTGTCCAAATtactttcaaaaacataaaagaattcatactggagaaaaaccgTATAAATGTAAGCAATGTGGTAAAGCCTTCCTTTGGCCAAGTTATGTccgaaaacatgaaagaattcatagtggagagaaaccctatgaatgtaggCCATGTGGTAAAGCATTTAGTTGTCGCAAATCCGTTCAAATTCATGAAAGGAGACACAGTGGAGAAAAGCCCTACGAATGTAAAAAATGTGGAAAAGCCCTCAGTTCTCTCACTAACCTTGAAAGACATGTGATGAAGCACACTGGAGATGGGCCTTATAAATGTAAGGACTGTGGGAAAGTCTTTAATTGTCCCAATTACTTACAATGTCATGAAAGCACACACAGTGGAGAaaagccctatgaatgtaagggATGTGGTAAAGCCTTCAGTACTCCCAGGTCCCTTGAAaatcatgaaagaattcatactagGAAAAAACCtcataaatgtaaggaatgtggcaAAGCCTTCAGTTTTCCCTGTTCccttcaaaaacatgaaagaagtCATACTGGGGAAAAGCCGTATGAATGTAAGCAATGTGGTAAAACCTTTGCCTATCTCAGTTCCATTCAgaaacatgaaagaactcatagtggagagaaaccctatgaatgtaaggaatgtgggaaagccttcatttATCTCTCAAATGTTCAAAGACACATGATAAAGCACACTGGAGATGgaccttataaatgtaaggaatgtgggaaagcctttgaTTGTCCCAGTTCATTACGAACACATGAAAGAAcacatactggagagaaaccctatcaGTGTAAAAGCTGTAGTAAAGCTTTCACTCGTCCCAATTCTTTACGAAATCACGAAAGAACTCATACCTGA